Within the Dolichospermum compactum NIES-806 genome, the region TGTGCCGCAGCCGAACACCTATCCCTTGGTAGAACATCCCCCCTCACATTAGGAGTCCATTCCCGGCTCTCACTGAACCAAGTCATGCAGTTGTATGAAAATTAGTTCGGAAGTCAGGAGTCAGGAGTCAGGAGTCAGGATGAAGAAAGAAGAAAGAAGAAAGAAGAAGGAAAAAGAAAATGACTAATGATCAATGACTAATGACCGAATATTTTCAGCCACAGCTTTTGGTTGCTCTAACATAGCCAAATGGCCACAATCAGAAATTTCAATCACATTATCGCCCACATATTGAAAAAGCCAATGAAAACTCGCTAAATGGCGGACATACTTAGGTTCCATCACCTTATCGTCAGCACCGGCTAAAAAATACACAGGCTGCTTTAACTTGGATACTAACTGGGGTAAAGAATTAATTTCTGCTTCCGTAGTAGAGTCGAAAAGAGTTCCCAAAGCAGCTTCAGGGTCAGCAACAATAAAATCAATCAGTCGTTGACGCGCCCAATATCGGTCTAATGGACGCAACACACTAGCTTTAGTAAACAACAAATCAATCAAAGGCATTTGTGAAAGCCAACGGGGACGGACTTGTAAAAACTTTTGTCCAGCGGCACGAAATTGCTCAAAAGCTTCCTTCAGATAAATCCCACCACCGGCATTAATACAAATCACACCTTGAACACAATCAGGTAGTTGAGCAGCCGTCCATAGAGCAATAGTACCACCCAAGGAATGACCAACTAACCAAGCACTAGAAATATTCAGGTGTTGGAGAAGCACAGCCAAATCCTGAGCATAAGCAGATGGAGAGTATAGAGAATCCAAAGACAAACTATCTATACTGGAGTCTGTAGCAGTCAGTTCTATATCTGATGTCACCTGAGACTGTGATTCACCAAAACCTCGTAAATCATAAGATAAACACTGTAAATCTACCGATAAACGAGAAATTA harbors:
- a CDS encoding alpha/beta fold hydrolase, whose amino-acid sequence is MATIEILGVPHTYELTAPTSCPHTLVFIHGWLNSSVYWQPVISRLSVDLQCLSYDLRGFGESQSQVTSDIELTATDSSIDSLSLDSLYSPSAYAQDLAVLLQHLNISSAWLVGHSLGGTIALWTAAQLPDCVQGVICINAGGGIYLKEAFEQFRAAGQKFLQVRPRWLSQMPLIDLLFTKASVLRPLDRYWARQRLIDFIVADPEAALGTLFDSTTEAEINSLPQLVSKLKQPVYFLAGADDKVMEPKYVRHLASFHWLFQYVGDNVIEISDCGHLAMLEQPKAVAENIRSLVIDH